A stretch of Pygocentrus nattereri isolate fPygNat1 chromosome 8, fPygNat1.pri, whole genome shotgun sequence DNA encodes these proteins:
- the frmpd1b gene encoding FERM and PDZ domain-containing protein 1, with protein MEERERSRSRSPRRVRRVEQVVGRWLRRSRDSLSRERILGDRKSSRSEDSGQQHFPVKETVEVIRDAVLDSHGFTLSTQLPLLVRDVTPGGPADGRLLPGDQVLKVNNKAIEDLSPEHVENMIRECQDSVTMTILRNMLNPKSSFMSAEKRARLRRNPVKVRFAEEVVVNGHTQGNSLLFLPNVLKVYLENGQTKAFKFDKTTTVKDIVLTLKDKLSIRSIEHFSLVLEQQYSITKLLLLHEDELIQKVVQKKDSHDYRCLFRVCFIPRDPVDLLHDDPVAFEYLFHQSVGDVLQERFAVEMKCNTALRLAALHMHERMASCGQTTRTSVKSITKEFGLESFISPTLLRNMREKDLRKALTGHMKKIQSLLEPRQKVISVSQARLAYLTQMAELISYSGRSYNATMLLQDRESLVSLLVGARYGVSQILNHKLNMISTIIDFHYITRVEVLSESDRVSMVKIYLHDIQPLALLMDSVAAKDLACLLAGYCRLLVDPNMNVFRWGPRPKIRRIPLDEGYGFRCGSDSEESSEEDYSMDNLLDMQHSEDTVSIHTNDGREDEKVEEIKQEASSETVRVYVTHAEEENKAVEGGLDGTSTSGSVEDEDYAARVDALLETGWYTDPRVNSSFSSLSSNSLNALEESSRASATGPGHVDSFLEEIPKSDQATGTSLDVHHPYLLEVPEKRNQKEDLESPMRPSDLPYSRHPGLLSQMADYLPSPPEASDDALSDEDEEVRDENGNDRLILGMSADLEAVLASGSSNSIKATGVNVQALLTRIRSHPTCKLEWKNPGRMHREGLKSKGPLARVKPPPPPPPPRTVSVRIPETSKDLRDSATESEDEFFDAQDRLTPPILEHAAEKNTNVSSKEHGLGVNDIKISVEETAGHGDMQNTDEKKHTTLPSRNNRNTNPSLLNHLTPEATVLDNQEFEVHQPSLTLLSQRTLLESKPVVDDHISEQGQQCNGDIPGRNAHLSSELLEMEPDTMEFKPVTTAGPPLSSPLIKAVRQAKSQPPASMDPLLLNGSKQQNQISNLAPVFCQHIKTPDTQRVIIPTETPEDTKDKTENQSLPFPQTKTEENKLSSVSAKPPVPPKPTSIVSQQTSISNIAPALKTEGKNQVPPNGLSLHPWSQRNGAVSAPVLSKGVSLSHENLRSEIKTENPTVKGTSASTTPTPTSTPAPSPSVAIRGSISMDPKDPFGIGMSFPNRTSSGRLSASALRGKIQDMPWYLTRSQEILGTIALSGDISADTKASKDGGEHKEPKKESPKATSVPSLNDWKEKDAEVVVVKLKDVPQEATSLVKETSGNTPLSGHSEWQNRLHDSVELLSHLGTCNSEQPQSQNNNGKKDTLERPSPPSSTSTTHREACGCHTVYANCFSGDTDDVCGFDDDLTVYEFSRQKRSIKPPQTSTAPASLCPPTPNILSLLRDSPHPLSTSSELSPLLTPPRPLEPRPLGRGPLENPLRDLQGRRYLTGPKGTGLKGGYVSLHKDIDELLLVLKNGETAINPSCHKGHCEKGMNGHSFSETERCLVQAEARRLASGCQRATRVGWAPDDALLSLGNSFGALVHLSAACLRVSCSDCGGCHGDIDGAEALRKLQEIVCLYKEFVTAVETAQEAEGVRLLARQCTVLISTVFSLTQLFRTHTPDTDNRHLPLNF; from the exons gaGGACCAGCAGATGGTCGTCTCTTACCTGGTGACCAAGTGCTGAAAGTGAATAACAAAGCCATAGAGGATCTGTCTCCGGAACATGTTGAGAACATGATCAG GGAGTGCCAGGATTCTGTTACCATGACGATCCTCAGAAATATGCTG AACCCCAAGTCCTCGTTCATGAGTGCAGAAAAGAGAGCTCGCTTGAGAAGAAATCCGGTTAAAGTGCGCTTTGCCGAGGAGGTGGTCGTCAACGGACACACTCAG GGAAACTCTCTTCTCTTCCTGCCCAATGTGCTGAAGGTCTACCTGGAGAACGGGCAGACCAAAGCCTTTAAATTTGATAAGACCACAACCGTCAAG gatATCGTGCTGACTCTGAAAGACAAGCTGTCGATTCGCTCTATTGAGCATTTCTCTTTGGTGCTAGAACAGCAGTATAGCATCACCAAACTCCTATTACTGCACGAAGACGAGCTCATACAAAAG GTGGTGCAGAAGAAGGACTCTCATGATTATAGATGTCTGTTCCGAGTGTGTTTCATCCCTAGGGACCCTGTGGATCTGCTACATGATGACCCAGTTGCCTTTGAATACCTCTTCCATCAg agtgtAGGTGATGTGCTGCAGGAGCGCTTTGCAGTAGAGATGAAGTGTAACACTGCTTTAAGGCTAGCAGCGCTGCATATGCATGAAAGAATGGCCAGCTGTGGGCAAACTACCAGAACATCTGTCAAAAGCATCAC TAAGGAATTTGGCTTAGAGAGCTTTATTTCTCCTACATTGCTGAGGAACATGAGAGAGAAGGACCTAAGAAAAGCCCTCACAGGTCATATGAAGAAGATCCAATCACTGCTGGAGCCTCGCCAGaaa gtaaTCTCTGTATCTCAGGCCAGGTTGGCTTATTTAACTCAGATGGCAGAGCTGATTTCATACAGTGGAAGAAGCTACAATGCCACCATGCTG CTGCAGGACCGGGAGTCATTGGTGAGTTTGTTGGTGGGAGCCCGGTATGGTGTTAGTCAGATCCTAAACCACAAGCTCAACATGATCTCCACCATCATAGACTTCCATTACATCACCCGCGTGGAGGTGCTCTCAGAGTCTGACAGAGTCAGCATGGTAAAGATCTACCTGCATGACATCCAG CCCCTGGCCTTGCTAATGGATTCAGTAGCTGCTAAGGACTTGGCCTGTCTGCTGGCTGGCTACTGCAGATTGTTGGTGGACCCCAACATGAATGTGTTCCGCTGGGGTCCTCGCCCTAAAATACGTCGAATACCTTTGGACGAAG GCTATGGATTCCGCTGTGGCAGTGATTCAGAGGAGAGCTCAGAGGAGGATTACTCCATGGACAACCTCCTGGACATGCAACACTCTGAAGACACAGTATCAATTCACACAAACGATGGGAGAGAAGATGAGAAGGTTGAAGAGATTAAGCAAGAGGCCAGCTCAGAGACAGTAAGAGTATATGTGACCCATgcagaagaagaaaataaagcagTGGAAGGTGGTCTAGATGGAACAAGTACAAGTGGTTCTGTTGAAGATGAGGACTATGCAGCAAGAGTAGATGCACTTCTGGAGACGGGGTGGTACACTGATCCAAGGGTTAATAGCAGCTTCTCTAGTCTGTCCAGTAACTCCCTCAATGCGCTGGAGGAGAGCAGCAGGGCATCCGCTACAGGGCCTGGTCATGTGGACAGTTTTCTGGAGGAGATACCCAAATCAGATCAGGCGACTGGGACTAGCCTGGATGTGCACCATCCATACCTACTAGAGGTGCCCGAAAAGCGAAATCAGAAGGAGGATTTAGAAAGCCCAATGCGACCTTCTGACCTTCCCTATAGTAGACATCCGGGCTTGCTCTCCCAAATGGCTGACTACCTCCCCAGCCCACCTGAAGCCAGTGATGATGCACTTagtgatgaggatgaggaggtTAGAGATGAAAATGGAAACGATAGACTCATTTTAGGCATGTCTGCAGACCTAGAAGCTGTTTTGGCATCAGGTAGTAGCAACAGCATAAAAGCTACTGGCGTCAATGTTCAAGCACTCTTAACAAGAATACGTAGCCATCCAACATGTAAGCTAGAATGGAAAAATCCTGGCCGTATGCATAGGGAGGGACTAAAATCAAAGGGACCATTGGCCAGAGTAAAaccaccacctcctcctccacctccaagGACAGTGTCTGTAAGGATCCCTGAAACCTCAAAGGACCTCAGAGACAGTGCTACAGAATCAGAAGATGAATTTTTTGATGCCCAGGATCGTCTTACACCACCTATCTTGGAACATGCTGCAG agaaaaacacaaatgtgagtaGCAAGGAGCATGGTCTGGGAGTGAATGATATCAAGATCAGTGTCGAGGAGACAGCAGGACATGGAGACATGCAGAACACAGATGAGAAAAAACACACTACTTTACCCAGTAGAAACAACCGAAATACAAATCCTTCCCTCCTTAATCATCTCACTCCTGAGGCAACTGTTCTTGATAACCAAGAGTTTGAGGTTCATCAGCCTTCACTGACTCTGCTTTCTCAGCGAACCCTGCTTGAATCTAAGCCTGTTGTGGATGATCACATCTCAGAGCAGGGGCAACAGTGTAATGGAGATATTCCAGGCCGCAATGCGCAcctgtcttctgagcttttagaGATGGAGCCTGACACTATGGAGTTTAAGCCTGTTACTACAGCTGGACCACCACTGTCTTCCCCCTTAATCAAGGCAGTGCGGCAAGCTAAATCTCAGCCACCAGCCTCAATGGATCCTCTACTTTTGAATGGATCGAAACAGCAAAATCAAATTTCCAATCTTGCCCCAGTCTTTTGTCAACATATTAAAACTCCTGATACCCAAAGAGTCATAATACCAACAGAGACTCCAGAGGATAcaaaagataaaacagaaaaccaATCACTGCCTTTTCCCCAAACCAAGACAGAAGAGAATAAGTTATCATCTGTTTCTGCCAAACCTCCTGTACCTCCAAAACCCACATCTATTGTTTCTCAACAAACATCAATTTCAAATATTGCACCTGCTCtaaaaacagaaggcaaaaaccAAGTACCTCCGAATGGCCTCTCCTTGCACCCCTGGTCCCAGCGTAATGGGGCCGTCTCAGCCCCTGTTCTAAGTAAGGGTGTTTCTCTGAGCCATGAGAATCTTAGAAGTGAAATAAAGACTGAAAACCCAACTGTCAAGGGGACCAGTGCATCAACTACTCCAACCCCTACTTCCACCccagctccatctccatctgTGGCCATCAGAGGGTCAATAAGCATGGATCCCAAAGATCCGTTTGGGATTGGGATGAGCTTCCCTAACAGGACTTCTTCTGGACGCCTGTCTGCTTCAGCACTACGTGGGAAGATCCAAGACATGCCTTGGTATCTTACCCGATCCCAGGAAATTTTGGGTACGATAGCACTCAGCGGAGATATATCAGCAGACACTAAGGCATCAAAGGATGGAGGTGAGCACAAGGAACCTAAGAAGGAATCACCAAAAGCTACTTCAGTACCTTCTTTGAATGACTGGAAAGAGAAAGATGCTGAAGTTGTTGTTGTAAAACTTAAAGACGTGCCGCAAGAAGCGACCTCACTTGTAAAAGAGACCAGTGGGAATACTCCATTGTCTGGTCATTCAGAATGGCAGAATAGGTTGCATGACTCTGTTGAATTGTTGTCACACTTGGGAACATGCAATTCTGAACAACCCCAGTCCCAAAACAACAATGGTAAAAAGGATACTCTGGAAAGGCCCTCTCCTCCATCAAGCACCAGCACAACCCATCGAGAAGCATGCGGCTGCCATACTGTTTATGCCAACTGTTTCAGTGGAGATACAGATGACGTATGTGGCTTTGATGATGACCTGACAGTGTACGAGTTTTCCCGTCAGAAACGGAGCATCAAGCCACCCCAGACTTCCACTGCAcctgcctctctctgcccccctacACCAAACATCCTGTCCCTGCTCAGAGATTCACCTCATCCCCTCTCGACCTCCTCAGAACTCAGTCCCCTCCTTACCCCACCCCGGCCACTTGAACCTCGACCCCTGGGCCGTGGCCCATTGGAGAATCCACTGCGGGACCTCCAGGGAAGACGGTACCTAACAGGCCCAAAAGGTACAGGGCTTAAAGGGGGATACGTTTCGCTGCATAAAGACATAGATGAGCTTCTGCTGGTTCTTAAGAATGGAGAGACTGCAATAAATCCTTCATGCCACAAGGGGCACTGTGAAAAGGGCATGAATGGGCACTCCTTTTCAGAAACAGAGCGCTGCCTGGTGCAGGCTGAGGCACGGAGGCTGGCGTCAGGATGCCAGCGTGCAACACGTGTTGGCTGGGCCCCGGACGATGCCCTCCTCTCTCTAGGCAACAGCTTCGGAGCTCTGGTGCATCTGTCAGCAGCTTGCCTCAGAGTTTCCTGCTCAGACTGTGGAGGTTGCCATGGCGATATTGATGGAGCCGAGGCCCTGAGGAAGCTTCAAGAAATTGTGTGTCTGTACAAGGAGTTTGTGACAGCAGTGGAAACAGCACAAGAGGCAGAGGGCGTCAGGCTGTTGGCCAGACAGTGCACGGTTCTAATCTCCACAGTCTTTTCTCTTACACAGCTCTTCAGAACGCATACGCCAGACACAGACAATAGACACTTACCCTTGAACTTTTGA